The DNA window AGCTTGCCCTCGTCCTTCTCGATGATGGGCGCGAGCACCACGCCCTCCCCCGGCTGCGGCACGGGCTTCAGCGCGCCGCTCAGGTACGCGGGCAAGGACTCCCGCAGCACCTCGCCTCCGAGCGCCGCCAGCTTGGGGTACATCGTCGCGCTCGTGTCCTCGGGGCCAATGGGCATGCGCTTCATGGCGAGCACGGGGCCGGTGTCCAGGCCCTCGTCCATCACCATCAGCGACACGCCCGTCTCCGAGTCACCATGCGCGATGGACCACTGGATGGGCGCGGCGCCTCGGAAGCGCGGCAGCAGCGAGCCGTGCACGTTGACGCAGCCCTTGGGCGGCAGCTCGAGGATGTCCTTGGGGAGGATGCGGCCGTACGCCGTCACCACGCAGACGTCCGGCTGGAAGCGACGCAGCTCCTCGACGAAGGGCGGTGTGCGCAGCTTGGCGGGCTGGAACACGGGCACGCCGCGCGC is part of the Myxococcus landrumus genome and encodes:
- the fmt gene encoding methionyl-tRNA formyltransferase; its protein translation is MSRPRIVFMGTPDFAVASLEACFDLGDVVAVVTQPDKPKGRGNTVTAPPVKELALARGVPVFQPAKLRTPPFVEELRRFQPDVCVVTAYGRILPKDILELPPKGCVNVHGSLLPRFRGAAPIQWSIAHGDSETGVSLMVMDEGLDTGPVLAMKRMPIGPEDTSATMYPKLAALGGEVLRESLPAYLSGALKPVPQPGEGVVLAPIIEKDEGKLDFTRTAVALERRLRAFTPWPGAFTTLGGKLVKVHRVRVADGQGAPGSVLSAGTEGLEVACGEGSLVLLDIQPEGKRVMKAADFLMGHKLAVGSQPFGT